From the genome of Sphingobacterium kitahiroshimense, one region includes:
- a CDS encoding SusC/RagA family TonB-linked outer membrane protein: MSNFLSKKHQFQTVLLLRFKSPRTNWPLRLGMLGLLSMGFHVGYSQSTASVSGVVRDGSNNPISGATVSIENLSTKYKQMNTTNAAGTFSFDRIPEGQGYEIKISFVGFKTKVLSNYNIDSKDKVAITVALEQEQESLEEVVVVGYGKQKKANITGSVTSVNAEQLKNISPSNLSNALAGRAAGINVTNTSGMAGASSSLRIRGSFAEPLYVIDGIVRDKAAFDALEANEVDQMSFLKDAATAAVYGTRAGNGVVVVTTKKGSAQEPVFNVQSNYSFGAPTQTLLADITTAADELTYQNRVSQFLWENGSRTEPWVAPNGQAEFDYFKDKDYSVNDNIWRNPFSHRQSISVSGGGDRITYYNLVSYRKENGSYKSLDHEKFNLRSNVSAKITDDFTIDVNISANQINSKRFYWPFSTSANDDDFDVSDFYRVTFNWPKMYPFYLNADGSPSNSPTAYPVQTPMGSWQAWNVIDQVVGNRYIDRKVRQVNPIMTLNYKLDKLIEGLSTKVVGSYLAEDYMRKRFMTFQKNYTFTSLNPDGNRFIPAPPSEDKVNIFTFSQAQPFMDYSPQREWEYQVNWFLNYNRKFNKHAIDALLVYEQFKAGGTYVTSRAENPIVSIDQMFIYPTDRNFRATDAYETINSRRGFIGRANYNYADKYIAEFSFRYDGSPLFPGDKRWGFFPSMSAAWRVSEEQFFLDIKNTVSDLKLRASYGTTGNDLDVNAQRIGQFLYQEKYRPAGGYMFGDRYYNGIAYGDTPTQNLTWTTSKSVNIGLDFGFVNNKLSGSIDVFNRKETDILGRRTLKIPDNYGRSLAPENYAARSYKGGEVSINWNDRVGEVGYGITANMGYAKDRWDVYDEEPAFAVGGTRNFESRIGRPENRIIGFEAVDLVRTQEQLDALKSSGFKTYGRDPYLGMILYKDIRGANYSESPDGKIDDNDLTLLSENNTPRINYGFGLNANWKGFSVSALLQGVLAYDRVISNLEGGGIRQHGGTFRPYYPIWAGDVWTADNPQADYPRVVGSNWQESGTGASSFWIRNGAYLRLRDLNISYSLPQSITKSMKINSVNVFFNGTNLFVLSPMTEFHDPEQKMYDSYPVMKTFTLGLDVKF; the protein is encoded by the coding sequence ATGAGCAACTTTTTATCTAAAAAGCATCAGTTTCAAACTGTGCTGCTACTTCGATTTAAAAGTCCACGTACTAACTGGCCCCTTCGACTCGGAATGTTGGGATTGCTGAGTATGGGATTTCATGTGGGGTACAGCCAGTCAACAGCTTCTGTAAGTGGAGTTGTCAGGGATGGAAGTAATAATCCCATCAGTGGCGCTACTGTAAGTATTGAAAATCTGTCTACGAAGTATAAACAGATGAATACGACGAATGCAGCAGGAACTTTTTCGTTTGACCGTATTCCAGAGGGGCAGGGATACGAAATTAAAATCAGTTTTGTAGGCTTCAAGACCAAAGTACTTAGTAACTATAATATTGATTCAAAAGATAAAGTTGCTATTACTGTTGCTCTAGAGCAAGAACAGGAAAGTTTAGAAGAGGTTGTAGTAGTTGGTTATGGAAAGCAGAAAAAAGCAAATATTACAGGTTCAGTGACTTCGGTCAATGCCGAACAATTAAAGAATATTTCGCCTTCTAACCTTTCTAATGCCTTAGCTGGACGTGCCGCAGGTATAAATGTTACAAATACTTCGGGTATGGCGGGAGCTTCCTCAAGTCTACGCATTCGTGGTAGTTTTGCAGAACCTTTGTATGTGATTGACGGAATTGTACGGGATAAAGCGGCATTCGATGCCTTGGAAGCCAATGAAGTGGATCAGATGAGTTTTTTGAAAGATGCCGCAACAGCTGCGGTCTACGGGACAAGAGCGGGTAACGGTGTTGTGGTTGTCACAACTAAAAAGGGATCAGCTCAGGAGCCTGTATTTAATGTGCAAAGTAATTATAGTTTTGGTGCTCCTACTCAAACGCTTTTAGCAGATATTACGACTGCGGCTGATGAACTGACTTATCAAAATCGGGTATCTCAATTTCTTTGGGAAAATGGCTCTAGAACAGAACCATGGGTAGCACCCAATGGACAGGCTGAGTTTGATTATTTTAAGGATAAGGACTATAGTGTTAATGATAATATCTGGAGAAACCCTTTTAGTCACCGACAATCGATCTCGGTGTCGGGTGGTGGAGACCGAATTACTTATTATAATTTAGTCAGTTATCGTAAAGAAAATGGATCTTACAAATCATTGGATCATGAAAAATTCAATTTAAGGAGTAATGTCAGTGCCAAGATTACGGATGATTTTACGATTGATGTTAATATCTCGGCCAATCAAATCAATTCCAAACGTTTTTATTGGCCATTTAGTACTTCCGCTAATGATGATGATTTTGATGTGTCAGATTTTTATCGCGTAACATTCAATTGGCCTAAAATGTATCCGTTTTATTTAAACGCAGATGGATCTCCAAGTAATTCTCCAACAGCATATCCTGTTCAGACACCCATGGGGAGCTGGCAAGCTTGGAATGTGATTGACCAAGTAGTTGGGAATCGATATATCGATCGTAAAGTTCGTCAGGTAAACCCAATCATGACGTTGAATTATAAGTTGGATAAACTCATAGAGGGCTTGTCTACAAAAGTTGTAGGTAGCTATCTCGCAGAAGATTATATGCGTAAAAGATTTATGACCTTCCAAAAGAACTACACATTTACTTCTCTGAATCCGGATGGAAATAGGTTTATACCTGCACCACCTTCAGAAGACAAAGTGAATATTTTTACTTTTAGTCAAGCACAGCCTTTTATGGATTATTCTCCTCAACGGGAGTGGGAATATCAGGTCAACTGGTTTTTGAATTATAACCGTAAATTTAATAAACATGCCATTGATGCGTTGTTGGTCTATGAACAATTTAAAGCTGGTGGAACCTATGTAACATCCCGTGCTGAAAATCCAATTGTTAGTATTGATCAAATGTTTATTTACCCGACGGATCGTAATTTTAGAGCTACAGATGCGTATGAAACAATTAATTCTAGAAGGGGATTTATCGGACGTGCAAATTATAACTATGCAGATAAATATATCGCTGAATTTTCATTTAGATATGATGGTTCGCCCTTATTCCCCGGTGATAAACGGTGGGGATTTTTTCCATCCATGTCAGCTGCTTGGCGTGTGTCGGAAGAACAGTTTTTCTTAGATATCAAAAATACGGTGAGTGATCTAAAGTTAAGAGCTTCATATGGAACAACAGGGAATGATCTTGATGTTAATGCGCAAAGGATCGGACAATTTTTGTATCAGGAAAAATATAGGCCTGCGGGTGGCTACATGTTTGGTGATCGTTATTATAATGGTATTGCCTATGGTGATACACCTACACAGAACCTGACTTGGACGACATCCAAAAGTGTTAATATCGGTTTGGATTTTGGTTTTGTAAATAATAAACTAAGTGGCTCAATAGATGTGTTTAATCGTAAGGAAACAGATATTTTAGGACGGCGTACTTTGAAAATTCCTGATAATTATGGACGGTCATTGGCTCCGGAAAACTATGCTGCTCGAAGTTATAAAGGTGGAGAGGTATCTATTAATTGGAATGATCGTGTGGGTGAAGTAGGTTATGGAATCACAGCTAATATGGGGTATGCAAAAGATCGTTGGGATGTCTATGATGAAGAGCCTGCATTTGCTGTTGGGGGAACGCGCAATTTCGAATCTCGAATTGGAAGACCTGAAAATCGAATCATCGGCTTTGAAGCTGTGGATCTTGTTAGAACACAGGAGCAATTAGATGCACTGAAGAGCAGTGGGTTTAAAACATATGGTCGTGATCCATACTTAGGTATGATTTTGTACAAAGATATTCGTGGAGCTAATTATTCTGAAAGCCCAGATGGTAAGATCGATGATAATGATCTGACGTTGCTTTCCGAAAATAATACACCACGCATCAATTACGGTTTTGGGCTAAATGCAAACTGGAAAGGTTTTTCTGTTTCAGCTTTATTGCAGGGAGTACTGGCATATGATCGTGTTATAAGTAATTTGGAAGGTGGAGGAATTCGTCAGCATGGCGGTACTTTTCGACCGTATTATCCTATCTGGGCAGGCGATGTTTGGACAGCAGATAATCCACAGGCAGATTATCCGAGAGTAGTGGGTTCCAACTGGCAGGAGTCGGGAACAGGTGCTTCGAGTTTTTGGATTCGTAATGGTGCATATTTGCGCCTAAGAGATTTAAATATATCCTATAGTTTACCGCAGTCAATTACAAAGTCGATGAAAATAAACAGTGTGAATGTATTCTTTAATGGAACAAACCTATTTGTGCTTTCTCCTATGACCGAGTTTCACGACCCGGAACAGAAAATGTATGATTCCTATCCTGTTATGAAAACATTTACCTTGGGTTTGGATGTTAAATTTTAA
- a CDS encoding FecR family protein, translating into MKITRELINRYLKNQCSAEEAAYLEDYIAHLGESLDQLLSKEDWDLTDENLDYPNQQEIKDKIFAFAKKQNVLKYNRKLVRIASAAAAIVVFILGFYVSLNPLLNKPAPHLGQIASVEDEKEEISNLYYINSGNDNMLLTASDGSVITLYPQSEIKYAEDFSTQQERVLYLKGKAKFEVAKDKSKPFRVHSTGVVTTALGTVFSVDELRSTQTQIKLMEGKIEVKAVDHQRGKELVRTFLPHEEITLDHRELKVVEEIKTHTIGTDRGGHFLQNNQIIQFKNIALEDVLIILMQNYDIKLQYDKSLISNKFYSGTFTNKTNVFEEIIREINYLHHAGINYTNPQ; encoded by the coding sequence ATGAAGATTACGCGAGAACTTATCAATCGATACCTAAAGAATCAATGTTCGGCTGAAGAAGCTGCATATCTGGAAGATTATATAGCACATTTAGGAGAATCTCTTGATCAGCTATTGTCTAAAGAAGACTGGGATCTTACTGATGAAAATTTAGATTATCCCAATCAGCAGGAAATCAAAGATAAAATATTCGCTTTTGCTAAAAAGCAAAATGTTTTAAAATATAACAGGAAATTAGTTCGCATTGCTTCCGCTGCGGCTGCTATAGTTGTTTTTATTCTTGGCTTTTATGTGAGTTTAAATCCATTATTAAATAAGCCTGCACCCCATCTTGGACAAATAGCTTCTGTTGAAGATGAGAAAGAGGAGATAAGTAATCTATATTACATAAATTCAGGCAATGACAATATGTTATTAACGGCAAGTGACGGATCTGTTATTACACTTTATCCGCAGTCAGAAATCAAATATGCTGAAGATTTTAGTACCCAGCAGGAGAGAGTGCTGTATTTGAAGGGGAAAGCTAAATTTGAGGTTGCCAAAGATAAATCCAAGCCATTTCGTGTACATTCCACCGGTGTAGTCACTACAGCTTTAGGAACGGTTTTTAGTGTTGATGAATTGCGATCTACTCAAACCCAGATCAAATTGATGGAAGGTAAAATAGAGGTGAAAGCTGTGGATCATCAGAGAGGGAAAGAATTAGTGCGAACCTTTTTGCCGCACGAAGAGATTACTTTGGATCATCGTGAATTAAAGGTTGTCGAGGAGATAAAGACTCATACAATAGGAACAGATCGAGGTGGTCATTTTCTTCAAAACAACCAGATAATCCAGTTTAAAAATATAGCCCTAGAGGATGTTTTGATAATTCTGATGCAAAACTATGACATCAAGTTGCAATACGATAAATCATTGATCAGTAATAAATTTTACAGCGGAACTTTTACGAATAAAACGAATGTCTTTGAAGAAATCATCAGGGAAATTAACTACTTACATCATGCCGGTATAAACTACACAAATCCACAATAA
- a CDS encoding sigma-70 family RNA polymerase sigma factor → MSNQTLISTAEFERIYEKWNRKVYQYALSKTSSTYIAEETVQRVFIKLWNNIFQKKVHVEIEAQLFCIARTTLLDIVKEERRRQDLLHLKVETDQVPTPSELYRLKELNERYEDIVSRMPESRRKVFMMSRFENLTYKEIAERLSITPKTVENHIALALKVLKKMFVFIIHLFF, encoded by the coding sequence ATGTCTAACCAAACCTTGATCTCTACCGCAGAATTTGAGCGTATTTATGAAAAATGGAACCGAAAAGTCTATCAATATGCTTTAAGCAAGACTTCTTCCACTTATATTGCCGAAGAAACTGTCCAACGTGTATTTATCAAGCTTTGGAATAATATTTTTCAAAAGAAAGTGCATGTGGAAATAGAAGCTCAACTATTTTGCATTGCTCGTACCACACTTTTGGATATTGTGAAAGAAGAAAGGAGGAGGCAGGATCTATTGCATCTAAAAGTTGAAACTGATCAAGTCCCCACACCGTCAGAGTTATATCGCTTAAAGGAACTGAATGAACGGTATGAGGACATCGTGTCAAGAATGCCAGAATCTAGAAGAAAGGTGTTCATGATGAGCAGGTTCGAAAATTTGACTTATAAAGAGATCGCAGAAAGATTGTCGATTACACCCAAAACCGTTGAAAATCATATCGCTTTGGCATTAAAAGTTTTGAAAAAAATGTTTGTGTTTATCATTCATTTATTTTTTTAA